From a region of the Triticum aestivum cultivar Chinese Spring chromosome 7D, IWGSC CS RefSeq v2.1, whole genome shotgun sequence genome:
- the LOC123164274 gene encoding GDSL esterase/lipase At1g28600-like: MGSSNRHCSISLAVIFVFAVLLLNADIGSCGCFKRIFSFGDSITDTGNFAYISRNSPPGPPSVPPYGETYFHRPTGRASDGRLIIDFYAQALGLPLLPPSIPKEKTGKFPTGANFAVFGSIALNPKFFKSRYNFNLSRGCLDDQLASFKRVLARIAPGDAATKSLLSQSLVVFGEIGGNDYNFWFFDRRRSRDTAQEYIPDVVARIGAGVQEVIKLGAKTVLVPGNFPIGCVPVYLRDYKSNTSTDYDQFGCLRWFNTFSQMHNRLLKQEISMLKSQNPGVKIIYGDYYGAFMEFVKNPLRNGIDKPLVACCGGNGPYGTGHECNRKAKVCPNPSRFANWDQIHMTEKAYNVIANGVLNGRYADTPLLHTC; the protein is encoded by the exons ATGGGGAGTTCCAATCGCCACTGCTCCATTTCCCTTGCAGTCATCTTCGTCTTTGCCGTCCTGCTGCTCAATGCCGATATAGGGTCGTGCGGCTGCTTCAAGCGCATCTTCTCCTTCGGCGACTCCATCACCGACACCGGCAACTTCGCATATATCAGCCGCAACAGTCCACCAGGTCCGCCCTCGGTGCCCCCTTATGGAGAGACCTACTTCCACCGCCCCACGGGTCGTGCCTCCGATGGGCGTCTCATCATCGACTTCTACG CACAAGCGTTGGGCCTGCCGTTGCTGCCGCCGAGCATTCCCAAGGAGAAGACGGGGAAGTTCCCGACCGGTGCCAACTTTGCCGTGTTTGGCTCTATTGCGCTCAACCCCAAGTTCTTCAAGTCAAGGTATAACTTCAATCTGTCGCGCGGGTGCCTCGACGATCAGCTCGCTTCTTTCAAGAGAGTGCTCGCGCGGATTGCTCCGGGAGATG CTGCCACCAAGAGTCTTCTGAGCCAATCCCTGGTTGTCTTTGGCGAGATCGGCGGCAACGACTACAACTTCTGGTTCTTTGATCGTAGGCGCAGCCGGGACACGGCCCAGGAGTACATACCGGACGTGGTTGCCCGCATAGGCGCCGGCGTCCAAGAGGTGATCAAGCTCGGTGCCAAGACTGTCCTTGTCCCAGGGAACTTCCCCATTGGGTGCGTGCCGGTTTACCTCAGAGATTACAAGAGCAACACGTCCACGGACTATGACCAGTTCGGCTGCCTCAGGTGGTTCAACACATTCTCCCAGATGCACAACCGGCTACTGAAACAAGAGATCAGCATGCTCAAGTCGCAGAACCCCGGCGTGAAGATCATCTACGGCGACTACTATGGTGCCTTCATGGAGTTTGTCAAGAATCCTCTCAGGAATGGCATTGACAAGCCTCTGGTGGCATGTTGTGGTGGCAATGGCCCCTATGGCACAGGCCATGAGTGCAACCGGAAGGCGAAGGTTTGCCCCAACCCATCTAGGTTCGCCAACTGGGACCAAATCCACATGACAGAGAAGGCATACAATGTCATCGCTAATGGGGTGCTCAACGGCCGGTACGCCGACACCCCGTTGCTCCACACTTGCTAG